A DNA window from Theobroma cacao cultivar B97-61/B2 chromosome 5, Criollo_cocoa_genome_V2, whole genome shotgun sequence contains the following coding sequences:
- the LOC18600062 gene encoding uncharacterized protein LOC18600062, with protein MEPTNQKFLERVVSQRALQMGSSFPCQICVVGFLCGVCLTSLFLAALTSLGTYGFGGISFSSISMGISPLNSSSEIINVGTSIDCKFKLKETEKWVVSQQRKTESDDERVSLLTEAWGALLTDKADEESKFLQRFGLSKSSIPNAPHLDNCKLSARVNKRLDTRAGAERFPPWTTWKGSLDMFPATAANEQIRHFRHQAISEGAYPPWIVGSDEENYPLTRKVQRDIWIHQHPVNCRDPTVKFLVADWETLPGFGIGAQFAGMCGLLAIAINEKRVLVTNYYNRADHDGCKGSSRSSWSCYFFPETSQECRDRAFELMQTKEAWEKGIIKGKENYNSKEIWTGRIPRVWGDPWSYLQPTTEINGTLIAFHRKMDRRWWRAQAVRYLMRFQTEYTCGLLNIARHAAFGKEAAKMVLATIDREWPKVITNKPKTDIEEFVWSNHKPWVPRPLLSMHVRMGDKACEMKVVEFEGYMELADHIRKRFPHLNNIWLSTEMQEVIDKTKSYPHWNFYYTNVTRQVRNIAMATYEASLGRKTSTNYPLVNFLMAAESDFFIGALGSTWCFLIDGMRNTGGKVMAGYLSVNKDRFW; from the exons ATGGAGCCAACAAACCAGAAGTTTTTGGAGAGAGTGGTTTCCCAAAGAGCTTTGCAAATGGGCAGTTCATTTCCATGCCAAATTTGTGTGGTGGGTTTCCTCTGTGGAGTTTGTCTGACGTCTTTGTTCCTGGCTGCTCTTACTTCACTTGGTACTTATGGGTTTGGTGGGATTTCATTTTCATCCATATCAATGGGAATTTCTCCATTGAATTCAAGTTCAGAGATAATCA ATGTTGGTACTAGTATAGACTgcaaatttaaactaaaagaAACAGAGAAATGGGTGGTTTCCCAGCAAAGGAAAACAGAGAGTGATGATGAGAGAGTTTCTTTACTGACTGAAGCTTGGGGTGCTTTACTAACTGATAAGGCGGATGAAGAAAGCAAGTTCTTGCAAAGGTTTGGACTCAGTAAATCCAGTATACCAAATGCCCCTCATTTAGATAACTGCAAATTAAGTGCTCGGGTGAATAAGCGTCTTGACACACGTGCTGGAGCTGAGAGATTTCCTCCATGGACAACTTGGAAGGGTTCATTAGACATGTTTCCAGCAACTGCAGCTAATGAGCAAATTAGGCACTTCAGGCATCAAGCCATATCTGAAGGTGCTTATCCTCCATGG ATTGTGGGATCAGATGAAGAAAACTATCCTCTTACCAGGAAAGTGCAGCGTGACATTTGGATCCATCAGCATCCAGTAAACTGCCGTGATCCTACTGTAAAATTTCTTGTGGCTGACTGGGAAACATTACCTGGCTTTGGCATTGGGGCGCAGTTTGCTGGCATGTGTGGGCTTCTTGCTATCGCAATCAACGAGAAAAGGGTGCTTGTTACCAACTACTACAATCGTGCTGACCACGATGGTTGTAAAG GATCATCACGCTCTAGTTGGTCTTGCTACTTCTTCCCAGAGACATCCCAGGAATGCCGAGACCGTGCATTTGAGCTTATGCAAACCAAAGAGGCCTGGGAAAAGggaattataaaaggaaaagaaaattacaattcAAAGGAAATATGGACAGGGAGGATTCCAAG GGTATGGGGTGATCCTTGGAGTTATTTGCAGCCTACAACGGAGATAAATGGGACTTTAATTGCTTTTCACCGTAAAATGGATCGAAGGTGGTGGAGAGCACAG GCTGTTCGCTACCTAATGAGATTTCAAACAGAGTACACCTGTGGCTTATTGAACATTGCTCGCCATGCTGCATTTGGGAAGGAAGCTGCAAAAATGGTTCTTGCAACTATTGACAGAGAGTGGCCAAAG GTGATTACGAACAAGCCAAAGACAGATATTGAAGAATTTGTGTGGTCAAATCACAAACCTTGGGTCCCCAGGCCATTGCTAAGTATGCATGTAAGAATGGGAGATAAGGCATGTGAAATGAAAGTGGTTGAATTTGAAGGATACATGGAACTTGCTGACCATATCCGAAAGCGATTTCCACATCTCAACAACATTTGGCTCTCCACAGAAATGCAG GAAGTGATcgataaaacaaaatcatacCCTCATTGGAACTTCTACTACACAAACGTGACACGCCAAGTGAGAAACATAGCAATGGCTACATATGAGGCAAGTCTTGGAAGGAAAACCAGCACAAACTATCCTCTGGTTAATTTCTTGATGGCAGCGGAATCAGACTTTTTTATTGGAGCATTGGGATCCACATGGTGCTTTCTCATAGATGGCATGAGGAACACTGGAGGAAAAGTAATGGCCGGATATTTAAGCGTCAATAAGGATAGGTTCTGGTAG
- the LOC18600063 gene encoding uncharacterized protein LOC18600063 — protein MEDLSKYSHSPAHLAVARRDYAGLRRIISTLPRLAKAGEVNTEAESLESELQADAVSTVIDRRDVPGRETPLHLAVRLRDPISAEILMGAGADWSLQNEHGWSALQEAVCSREEAIAMIIARHYQPLAWAKWCRRLPRIVASAARIRDFYMEITFHFESSVIPFIGRIAPSDTYRIWKRGSNLRADMTLAGFDGFRIQRSDQTFLFLGEGYTSEDGNLSFPPGSLIVLAHKEKEVTNALEGAGAQPTESEVAHEVALMSQTNMYRPGIDVTQAELVPHLNWRRQERSEMVGNWKAKVYDMLHVTVSVKSRRVPGAMTDEELFSVDDEERLANGGENDEYDDVLTAEERMQLDSALRMGNSDGFGDDDEHGVLDCQENGSGGCYENCESNGVAKEKKSWFGWNKKVSKNSDDPEDSKILKKFSKLAPEGSNQKQVDSQKSSSEFTKEDTVDGKKGKDKGSKKKKKKGGITDAKHESEYKKGLRPVLWLTPDFPLKTEELLPLLDILANKVKAIRRLRELLTTKLPLGTFPVKVAIPIVPTIRVLVTFTKFEELQPMEEFSTPLSSPAHFQDAKSKESEGSTSWISWMRGSRGGQSSDSDSHRYKDEVDPFHIPSDYTWVDANEKKRRMKAKKAKSKKHKRQAAAKGGDGARQVNEEVEE, from the exons ATGGAGGATCTTTCCAAGTATTCCCACAGTCCTGCCCATTTAGCTGTTGCCCGTCGTGATTATGCTGGGCTTAGGCGCATTATCTCGACACTCCCTCGGCTTGCCAAGGCTGGTGAGGTTAATACTGAAGCTGAATCTCTTGAGAGTGAGCTCCAGGCCGATGCTGTCTCAACTGTCATAGATCGTCGTGATGTCCCAGGTAGGGAGACTCCATTGCATTTAGCAGTCCGGTTGCGAGATCCAATCTCAGCAGAGATTTTGATGGGAGCTGGAGCAGATTGGAGTCTTCAGAATGAGCATGGATGGAGTGCTTTGCAAGAAGCGGTATGCTCAAGGGAAGAGGCGATTGCTATGATTATTGCACGACACTACCAGCCACTTGCCTGGGCAAAATGGTGTCGTAGACTTCCCAGGATTGTTGCCTCAGCAGCTCGTATCCGTGATTTTTACATGGAGATaacttttcattttgaaagTTCAGTCATTCCATTTATTGGTCGCATTGCACCATCAGATACTTACCGTATTTGGAAGCGAGGCTCAAATCTCCGTGCTGATATGACACTTGCTGGATTTGATGGGTTTCGCATTCAAAGATCAGACCAAACATTTCTCTTTTTAGGGGAGGGCTACACTTCTGAGGATGGtaatctttcttttcctccagGCTCTTTGATTGTTCTTGCCCATAAGGAGAAAGAAGTTACAAATGCTCTGGAGGGGGCTGGTGCACAACCAACAGAATCAGAGGTTGCTCATGAAGTAGCATTGATGTCTCAAACTAATATGTATAGGCCTGGCATTGATGTCACTCAGGCTGAGCTTGTTCCCCATTTGAATTGGAGGCGCCAAGAGAGAAGTGAGATGGTTGGAAACTGGAAGGCTAAAGTTTATGATATGCTTCATGTGACAGTCAGTGTGAAGTCAAGGAGGGTTCCTGGTGCAATGACTGATGAAGAACTTTTTTCTGTGGATGATGAAGAAAGGTTGGCAAATGGTGGTGAGAATGATGAGTATGATGATGTGTTGACAGCTGAGGAAAGGATGCAGTTGGATTCAGCGCTTCGTATGGGAAATTCAGATGGctttggtgatgatgatgagcatGGAGTCCTTGACTGCCAAGAAAATGGTTCAGGAGGTTGCTATGAAAATTGTGAATCAAATGGTGTTGCTAAGGAGAAGAAGAGCTGGTTTGGCTGGAATAAAAAAGTCTCAAAGAATAGTGATGATCCTGAGGATTCAAAGATTTTAAAGAAGTTCTCAAAGTTGGCCCCTGAAGGTAGCAATCAGAAACAAGTTGATAGTCAGAAATCATCTTCTGAATTTACAAAGGAAGATACAGTGGATGGGAAGAAGGGTAAAGATAAAGGCagcaagaagaagaagaagaaaggggGCATTACTGATGCTAAACATGAGAGTGAGTACAAAAAGGGTTTGAGACCTGTTTTGTGGTTAACACCGGATTTTCCTTTAAAGACGGAGGAACTCCTGCCTTTACTTGACATATTAGCCAACAAGGTCAAGGCTATAAGGAGACTAAGGGAGCTTTTGACAACTAAACTGCCTTTGGGCACATTTCCTGTCAAG GTTGCCATCCCTATTGTCCCAACAATTCGAGTTCTTGTCACTTTTACGAAATTTGAGGAGCTTCAGCCCATGGAGGAGTTCTCGACACCTCTTTCCAGTCCAGCACATTTTCAGGATGCCAAGTCAAAGGAATCAGAGGGTTCAACATCATGGATTTCATGGATGAGGGGGAGTCGTGGTGGCCAGTCAAGTGATAGTGATAGTCACCGGTATAAGGATGAGGTTGATCCTTTCCACATACCATCCGATTATACCTGGGTTGATGCCAATGAGAAAAAACGTCGCATGAAAGCCAAGAAAGCCAAAAGCAAGAAGCACAAAAGGCAGGCAGCAGCCAAAGGTGGGGATGGAGCCCGTCAGGTGAATGAAGAGGTGGAAGAATAA